The segment CGACCTGGTGGTGCACGTGCGCCATGAGTTCGCCGGCGCCGATGCACCGTTTTTCGCCCCAGGCTCCCCAGGCGCCGAGATTCATCCCAAGGTCGCGCCAGCCGCTGGCGAGCCCGTGGTACTCAAGCACCAGGTCAACAGCTTCCGCGACACCAACCTCAAGCAGGTACTCGACCAGCACAGCATCGCCACGCTGACCATCGCCGGCAGCATGAGCCACATGTGCATCGACGCCGCTGCCCGCGCCGCTGCTGATTTTGGTTATGAAGTGAAGGTGGCCCACGATGCCTGCGCCACACTGGCGCTGGACTTCAGCGGCCGCCAGGTTGCTGCCCGTGACGTGCATGGCTCGGCCATGGCCGCACTGGCGTTCGCTTATGCCAACGTCGCCGGCACCGACGAGCTGCTCAAAGGCTAAATGACCACGTTGCGCACAAAGCGCACTGGCAGCGCCCCGTCATTGCGGTAGGCGTAGCGACAGTCGCTGGGGAATACGTGGAACTGGCCACTGTGCAAGCGGTGCTCGACGCCCTCGATCAGCAACGTGAGCTGCCCTTCGGCCACGTAGATCTGCTCGCTCCAGCCCGCCGCA is part of the Pseudomonas fakonensis genome and harbors:
- a CDS encoding cysteine hydrolase family protein, giving the protein MSKQALILIDIQNDYFPGGKWPLDGVEAAADNAARLLAAARERGDLVVHVRHEFAGADAPFFAPGSPGAEIHPKVAPAAGEPVVLKHQVNSFRDTNLKQVLDQHSIATLTIAGSMSHMCIDAAARAAADFGYEVKVAHDACATLALDFSGRQVAARDVHGSAMAALAFAYANVAGTDELLKG